The proteins below are encoded in one region of Telopea speciosissima isolate NSW1024214 ecotype Mountain lineage chromosome 10, Tspe_v1, whole genome shotgun sequence:
- the LOC122644186 gene encoding cytochrome P450 704C1-like, protein MELLSATVSAAMASFCFVLICFCVLLLRIFMGKSLKHPQYPPVMGTVFHSLLCFNRVYDHYTDVARKYKTFRLLSPSNSEIFTTDPRNVEHILKTNFDKYSKGSQNYEILEDLFGHGIFNTNGDKWRQQRKIASFEFSTRNLRDFSCAVFRTKSAKLAETILGFGVKNQTFDIQDLLMRCSLDSIFKIGFGVDLNCLEGSTEEGRAFIKAFDDSNRFICWRFVDPFWKLRRILSLGSEGTLKKNIKFMDDFVFGVISNKRKQTFEQQNYNDKEDILSRFQMESKKDPERMTNQYLKDIILNFMIAGKDTTAGTLSWFFYLLCKHPLIQEKVAEEVREVINCKENETKIDDFVECLTDAALEKMHYLHAALTETLRLYPAVPTDGRCAETDDVLPDGFRVKKGDGVYYMAYAMGRMNYIWGEDAEEFRPERWLNNGVFQPESPFKFVSFHAGPRICLGKEFAYRQMKIVAMVLLRFFRFRFADETKQVTYKTMLTLHIDGGLHLGAIPRVIFDKF, encoded by the exons ATGGAGTTATTATCTGCAACAGTGAGTGCTGCAATGGCTTCATTCTGCTTTGTTCTCATATGCTTCTGTGTTCTGCTACTAAGAATCTTCATGGGTAAATCACTGAAGCACCCTCAGTATCCTCCTGTAATGGGCACTGTCTTCCACTCTCTACTCTGTTTCAACAGAGTCTATGATCACTACACTGATGTTGCCCGCAAGTACAAAACCTTTCGTCTCCTCAGTCCATCCAACAGTGAGATCTTCACAACAGACCCTCGAAATGTCGAACACATACTCAAAACCAACTTTGATAAATACAGCAAGGGATCCCAAAACTATGAAATCTTAGAAGATCTATTTGGTCATGGTATCTTTAATACTAATGGTGATAAATGGCGTCAACAGAGGAAGATTGCGAGTTTCGAGTTCTCTACCAGAAACCTCAGGGATTTCAGCTGTGCTGTGTTCAGAACAAAATCTGCCAAATTGGCTGAaaccattttgggttttggagttAAGAATCAGACATTTGATATCCAA gactTGTTAATGAGATGTTCTCTGGATTCCATATTCAAAATTGGGTTTGGGGTGGACTTGAATTGCTTGGAGGGTTCAACAGAAGAGGGGAGAGCATTCATCAAGGCTTTCGATGATTCAAATCGATTTATATGCTGGCGCTTTGTCGATCCCTTTTGGAAACTGAGGAGGATTCTTAGTTTGGGATCTGAAGGCACTCTTAAGAAGAACATAAAGTTCATGGATGATTTTGTGTTTGGAGTCATCAGCAACAAGAGGAAACAAACTTTTGAGCAACAAAACTAT AATGACAAGGAGGACATACTTTCAAGGTTTCAAATGGAGAGCAAGAAAGATCCAGAGAGGATGACCAATCAGTATCTCAAGGACATAATTCTGAATTTCATGATCGCGGGCAAAGATACTACTGCAGGCACACTCTCCTGGTTTTTCTACCTTCTCTGCAAGCACCCTCTGATACAAGAAAAAGTTGCAGAAGAAGTAAGAGAAGTCATCAATTGTAAGGAGAACGAAACTAAAATCGATGATTTCGTAGAGTGTTTAACTGATGCAGCATTAGAGAAGATGCATTATCTCCATGCAGCCCTAACAGAGACTTTGAGGCTATACCCTGCTGTCCCCACT GATGGGAGGTGTGCAGAAACAGATGATGTTCTCCCTGATGGTTTCAGAGTGAAGAAAGGAGATGGTGTGTACTATATGGCTTATGCCATGGGCAGGATGAATTACATATGGGGAGAGGATGCCGAGGAATTTCGACCAGAGAGATGGCTCAACAATGGAGTTTTCCAGCCTGAATCACCATTCAAATTTGTTTCATTTCAT GCCGGTCCTCGAATTTGTTTGGGGAAGGAATTTGCTTATCGACAGATGAAGATAGTTGCGATGGTGCTTCTTCGTTTCTTTCGGTTCAGATTTGCAGACGAAACGAAACAAGTAACATACAAAACCATGCTTACACTCCACATCGATGGTGGCCTTCATCTTGGTGCAATTCCTAGAGTTATTTTTGACAAATTCTAA